In one Dermochelys coriacea isolate rDerCor1 chromosome 20, rDerCor1.pri.v4, whole genome shotgun sequence genomic region, the following are encoded:
- the ASIC1 gene encoding acid-sensing ion channel 1 isoform X1 — protein sequence MPIQIFCTISFSSSEERRGDNGTMGRGDDSVDEILYGQEEDEEEEERTATDIVAFASSCTLHGASHIFMEGGFRVRQMLWALAFLLSLSMFLYQVADRIIYYLEYHHVTQLDEQNSPKMTFPAITFCNINLLRISRLSPEDWLYIAPLLKPLVAYESTMELGFPLAQLIPEAFEQPLNMYNFYNRTCHQLEDMLLSCSYQGAECGPEDFSVVFTRYGKCYTFNSGQDGKPRRITMKGGTGNGLEIMLDIQQDEYLPVWGDSDELSFEAGIKVQIHSQDEPPLIDQLGFGVAPGFQTFVSCQEQRLIYLPPPWGNCQSITRDSEFYDTYSIAACRIDCETRYLVENCNCRMVHMRGDAPYCTPEQYKECADPALDFLLEKDNDYCVCEMPCNVTRFGKELSMVKIPSKASAKYLAKKHNKSEQYIGENFLVLDIFFEALNYETIEQKKAYEVAGLLGDIGGQMGLFIGASILTVLELFDYAYEVIKYKLCRRAKCQKNHKRNNTDKGVALSMDDVKRHNPCESLRGHPAGMTYAANILPHHPARGTFEDFTC from the exons ATGCCCATCCAGATATTCTGCAccatctccttctcctccagcgAAGAGAGGCGTGGAGACAACGGGACTATGGGGAGAGGAGACGACAGCGTGGACGAGATCCTTTATGGTcaagaggaggatgaagaggaggaggagaggacagCCACTGACATTGTGGCTTTTGCCAGCAGCTGCACGCTGCACGGAGCCAGCCACATCTTCATGGAGGGTGGCTTCAGGGTGCGGCAGATGCTCTGGGCACTGGCCTTCCTGCTCTCCCTCTCCATGTTCCTCTACCAAGTGGCTGACCGCATCATCTACTATCTGGAGTACCACCATGTCACGCAGCTGGATGAACAGAATAGCCCCAAGATGACCTTTCCAGCCATCACCTTCTGCAATATCAACCTCCTGCGGATTTCGCGGCTCAGCCCGGAGGACTGGCTCTACATTGCGCCCCTGTTGAAGCCCCTGGTGGCGTATGAGAGCACGATGGAGCTGGGCTTCCCCCTGGCCCAGCTCATCCCCGAGGCCTTTGAGCAGCCCCTGAACATGTATAACTTCTACAACCGCACCTGCCACCAGCTGGAGGACATGCTGCTGAGCTGCAGCTACCAAGGGGCTGAGTGTGGGCCAGAGGACTTCTCTGTG GTCTTCACACGCTACGGCAAGTGCTACACATTCAACTCCGGACAGGATGGGAAGCCCCGGCGCATCACCATGAAGGGCGGCACCGGAAATGGCCTGGAGATCATGCTGGACATTCAGCAAGACGAGTACCTGCCTGTCTGGGGGGATTCTG ATGAGCTCTCGTTTGAAGCTGGGATCAAAGTGCAGATTCACAGCCAGGATGAACCTCCTTTAATTGACCAGCTGGGCTTTGGGGTGGCACCTGGATTCCAGACCTTTGTGTCCTGCCAGGAGCAGCGG ctgatctaccttcccccaccctggggTAACTGCCAGTCCATAACCAGAGACTCTGAGTTCTACGACACTTACAGCATCGCGGCCTGTCGCATTGACTGTGAGACCCGCTACCTGGTGGAGAACTGCAACTGCCGCATGGTGCACATGCGAG GTGATGCCCCCTATTGCACCCCTGAGCAGTATAAGGAGTGCGCAGACCCAGCCTTAG atttCCTGCTGGAGAAGGACAATGATTACTGCGTCTGTGAGATGCCCTGCAACGTCACCCGCTTTGGCAAGGAGTTGTCCATGGTGAAAATCCCCAGCAAGGCCTCAGCCAAGTACCTGGCCAAGAAACACAACAAGTCGGAGCAGTACATTGG GGAGAACTTCCTAGTGCTGGATATCTTCTTTGAAGCCCTGAACTATGAGACAATTGAGCAGAAGAAGGCCTACGAGGTAGCTGGCTTGCTGG GCGACATTGGTGGGCAGATGGGGCTGTTCATTGGGGCCAGCATCCTGACCGTGCTGGAGCTGTTTGATTATGCCTATGAG GTCATAAAGTACAAGCTGTGTCGCCGGGCCAAGTGCCAAAAGAATCACAAAAGGAACAACACAGACAAGGGTGTCGCCCTGAGCATGGACGATGTGAAACGCCAT AATCCCTGCGAGAGCCTAAGGGGCCACCCAGCCGGGATGACGTATGCAGCCAACATCCTACCTCACCATCCGGCCCGGGGCACATTTGAGGACTTCACCTGCTAA